A stretch of Aristophania vespae DNA encodes these proteins:
- a CDS encoding MFS transporter: MDAAITHDAVERVRPLHGVKPALTALAIGTFAVGAGEFGIMSILPAFAHSLNLTIEQATPVISSYALGVVIGAPVLAVAGAKLSRRSMVLALLCLFIIGNIATILCTQLPYIEAMRFITGLPHGAFFGIAALIGASLVDHAHRGRAIGFVFSGIMLSTLIGAPAFGVASQYVSWRIIYGFIAFLGFICILSVLYYIPKDKPHPDINPLSELNALKSGQVWLTLLTGAIGFGGLFGVYTFLTSALAEVTHLNHWIISIYQVIYGLGLVAGNAFGSIMVDRNLNKTVLIALIASIIFMIGFWLTLPYAWLALIFCFLLPAACIMLSPALQTRLMDVAGEAQTLAAALNHSAFNMANALGPWIAAQLIESGFGLGSVGWGGALLSAGGLLIYLVAMYLMKRSAAH; encoded by the coding sequence ATGGACGCTGCAATTACACATGATGCGGTAGAGCGCGTACGTCCTCTTCATGGCGTCAAGCCAGCTTTAACTGCGCTGGCTATAGGCACATTTGCTGTCGGAGCTGGCGAATTTGGTATTATGAGCATTTTGCCTGCCTTTGCTCATTCTCTCAATCTAACCATTGAGCAGGCTACACCTGTTATATCAAGCTATGCTTTGGGAGTGGTTATTGGCGCCCCTGTACTTGCCGTTGCAGGGGCAAAATTATCCCGTCGCTCTATGGTACTGGCCCTATTATGTCTTTTTATCATTGGCAATATTGCAACTATATTATGCACCCAACTTCCTTATATTGAAGCAATGCGCTTTATTACGGGGCTACCTCACGGCGCTTTTTTTGGCATTGCCGCCCTCATTGGCGCATCACTTGTTGATCATGCACATCGCGGTCGGGCCATTGGGTTTGTTTTCTCTGGCATAATGCTTTCTACCCTTATTGGAGCGCCTGCTTTTGGTGTAGCTTCGCAATATGTTTCATGGCGTATCATTTACGGATTTATCGCCTTTCTGGGATTTATTTGCATTCTCAGCGTGCTTTATTACATTCCCAAAGACAAACCACACCCTGATATTAACCCTCTTTCTGAACTTAATGCTCTTAAAAGCGGGCAGGTTTGGCTTACTCTTTTAACAGGGGCTATTGGTTTTGGGGGATTATTCGGCGTTTATACCTTCCTTACTTCAGCCTTGGCTGAAGTAACCCACCTCAACCATTGGATCATTTCCATTTATCAGGTGATTTATGGGCTGGGTCTGGTTGCTGGTAATGCCTTTGGCAGCATTATGGTGGACCGCAACCTTAATAAAACAGTTCTAATAGCCCTTATAGCGAGCATCATTTTTATGATCGGCTTTTGGCTTACCCTACCTTACGCCTGGTTGGCCCTTATATTCTGCTTTTTGCTTCCTGCTGCCTGCATCATGTTGAGCCCCGCTTTGCAAACACGTCTTATGGACGTGGCTGGTGAGGCCCAGACGTTAGCTGCTGCCCTCAATCACTCAGCCTTTAACATGGCTAATGCCTTAGGTCCCTGGATTGCTGCTCAGCTTATTGAATCTGGCTTTGGCCTTGGCTCAGTAGGTTGGGGTGGAGCCCTACTTTCAGCCGGTGGTCTCCTGATTTACCTGGTCGCAATGTATCTGATGAAACGCTCTGCCGCTCATTAA
- the rpsD gene encoding 30S ribosomal protein S4, with protein MSKRLASKYKINRRLGVNLWGRAKSPVNRREYGPGQHGQRRRSKPSDYSVQLMGKQKLKGYYGNISEKQFRRYYDEAVRRKGDTSENMIGLLERRLDAVVYRLKFAITPFAARQFINHGHILVNGKRVNIPSYLLKEGDVVEVREKSKQLAIVLDAVQSAERDTPDYLEVDHRQMKGTFIRVPQLSDVPYPVQMEPNLVVEYYSR; from the coding sequence ATGTCTAAACGTCTCGCCAGTAAGTATAAAATTAACCGTCGCCTTGGTGTTAACCTTTGGGGTCGTGCAAAATCTCCAGTTAACCGTCGTGAATATGGCCCAGGTCAGCACGGTCAGCGCCGCCGCTCAAAACCATCTGACTATTCTGTTCAGTTAATGGGTAAGCAAAAGCTTAAAGGCTATTACGGTAATATCAGCGAGAAGCAATTCCGTCGTTATTATGATGAAGCTGTTCGTCGTAAAGGTGATACATCTGAGAACATGATCGGCCTTCTTGAGCGCCGTCTTGATGCTGTTGTTTATCGCCTGAAATTTGCAATTACGCCATTTGCTGCACGTCAGTTCATCAATCATGGTCATATTCTTGTTAATGGCAAACGCGTTAACATTCCTTCCTACCTTCTAAAAGAAGGTGACGTTGTTGAAGTGCGCGAAAAATCCAAGCAACTGGCCATCGTGCTTGATGCTGTTCAAAGCGCAGAACGTGATACACCAGACTATCTGGAAGTTGATCATCGTCAGATGAAAGGTACATTCATTCGCGTACCTCAGCTTTCTGACGTTCCTTATCCTGTTCAGATGGAACCAAACCTGGTCGTCGAGTATTACTCCCGTTAA
- a CDS encoding peptide chain release factor 3 — protein MSDQSHPTDITREISRRRTFAIISHPDAGKTTLTERILRAGGAIQMAGNVRAKGERRRTRSDWMGIERDRGISVVTSVMTFNYGGCVFNLLDTPGHEDFSEDTYRTLTAVDCAVMVIDAAKGIEARTRKLFEICRLRDIPIVTFINKMDREAQDCFALLDEISSTLALDVSPATWPVGRAAKFIGTYDIRTKKLHTKEPLPEGDPRRVELEEECALAEGVLPAFDKDSFDEGHLTPVFFGSAMKEIGVTDLLDALVAYGPPPRAQQTETREVRADEEKVTALIFKIQANMDPNHRDRMAFARVCSGRLTRGMKLKHVRINKQFALHTPQFFFAQDRQLVEEAFGGDVVGIPNHGTLRIGDTLTEGEDLRFTGVPYFAPEILRRVRLDDAMKAKKLRQALVELAEEGVVQLFRPQDGAPPIVGVVGTLQLDVLQSRLGAEYNVPVGFDSTPFNLARWVTGDKTALEDFASLNRTAMADDVDGDPVFLASSSFMMSRAAEQNPKLNFHDIKQIGLAGE, from the coding sequence ATGTCTGACCAATCTCATCCAACTGATATAACGCGTGAAATTTCAAGACGGCGGACATTTGCAATCATCTCCCACCCTGATGCTGGTAAAACAACACTGACAGAGCGCATTTTGCGTGCTGGTGGGGCTATTCAAATGGCAGGTAATGTGCGCGCCAAAGGCGAGCGCCGTCGTACACGTTCTGACTGGATGGGTATTGAACGTGACCGTGGTATTTCAGTTGTGACATCGGTCATGACCTTTAATTATGGCGGTTGCGTATTTAATTTGCTTGATACCCCAGGCCATGAAGACTTCTCGGAAGATACATACCGCACTCTTACGGCTGTTGATTGTGCCGTGATGGTTATTGATGCCGCTAAAGGTATTGAGGCACGCACCCGGAAGCTTTTTGAAATTTGCCGCCTGCGTGACATTCCTATTGTGACATTTATCAATAAAATGGACCGTGAAGCGCAGGATTGTTTTGCTCTTCTCGACGAAATTTCGAGCACGCTGGCTTTGGATGTTTCACCAGCAACATGGCCAGTTGGTCGTGCCGCCAAATTTATTGGCACATATGACATTCGCACAAAAAAACTTCACACAAAGGAGCCTTTGCCTGAAGGTGATCCACGCCGTGTAGAATTAGAAGAAGAATGTGCTTTAGCAGAGGGGGTTTTACCAGCCTTTGACAAAGACTCATTTGATGAGGGGCATTTAACGCCTGTTTTCTTTGGTTCTGCCATGAAAGAAATTGGCGTTACCGATCTTCTTGATGCCCTTGTTGCTTATGGTCCACCACCTCGTGCACAGCAAACTGAAACGAGAGAAGTGCGGGCAGATGAGGAAAAAGTCACGGCCTTAATTTTTAAAATTCAAGCCAATATGGATCCTAATCACCGTGATCGTATGGCGTTTGCACGGGTGTGTTCTGGGCGCCTGACACGCGGTATGAAGCTTAAACATGTGCGTATCAACAAACAATTTGCACTTCACACACCTCAATTTTTCTTTGCTCAAGACCGGCAATTAGTGGAAGAGGCTTTCGGTGGTGATGTTGTTGGTATCCCAAACCACGGCACTCTACGTATTGGTGACACGCTCACAGAAGGTGAGGATTTACGTTTTACAGGTGTGCCTTATTTTGCTCCTGAAATATTAAGGCGTGTGCGTTTGGATGATGCTATGAAAGCTAAAAAGTTACGTCAGGCTCTTGTGGAGTTGGCCGAGGAAGGTGTTGTTCAGCTTTTCCGGCCCCAGGATGGGGCTCCACCAATTGTGGGTGTTGTAGGGACATTGCAGCTTGATGTGCTTCAGTCTCGTCTGGGTGCTGAATATAACGTGCCTGTAGGGTTCGATAGTACGCCCTTTAATTTGGCTCGCTGGGTGACTGGGGATAAAACTGCACTTGAAGACTTTGCGTCTCTTAACCGCACAGCCATGGCTGATGATGTGGATGGCGACCCGGTCTTTTTAGCCAGCTCTTCTTTTATGATGAGCCGCGCTGCCGAGCAAAACCCTAAACTTAATTTTCATGACATTAAGCAAATAGGGTTGGCAGGAGAATAA
- a CDS encoding exonuclease/endonuclease/phosphatase family protein: MGWAYPSFAHPLKLTTWNLEWLTLRHRGDLNVPDDIPFRSEQDFSRLKFYATHLDSDVIAVEEVETKEALEKIFDPAQYNIVLSSEPIVQRVGLVIKKPISFTVNPEVTALNVAPPGAKHALRTGLDITLHWDNQSLRLLIVHLKTGCWARRLTEKKHSCPILAQQFSILENWILEREDEAVPYAILGDFNRRFTLQDPAFISLREDAPLTLVTAGLASPCQGGSRFIDHIILGGKAQKWLVPDSLRVMTYQLDRDTKRLSDHCPVSIKLDPL; this comes from the coding sequence TTGGGGTGGGCATATCCCTCTTTTGCCCACCCTTTGAAATTAACAACATGGAATTTAGAGTGGCTCACTTTACGCCATCGCGGTGACTTAAATGTTCCTGACGATATTCCATTTCGTTCCGAACAAGATTTTTCACGCTTAAAATTTTATGCCACTCATCTCGATAGCGATGTCATCGCTGTAGAAGAAGTAGAGACGAAAGAGGCATTAGAAAAAATATTTGATCCTGCACAATATAATATTGTTCTTTCATCAGAACCTATAGTGCAGCGTGTCGGTTTGGTTATTAAAAAGCCAATTTCATTTACCGTAAATCCTGAAGTAACGGCCCTTAACGTTGCGCCTCCAGGTGCGAAACACGCCCTAAGAACAGGCCTGGACATTACCCTCCATTGGGATAATCAAAGTTTACGCTTGCTGATTGTGCATTTAAAAACAGGATGTTGGGCGCGCCGCTTAACAGAGAAAAAACATTCCTGCCCTATCCTTGCACAGCAATTTTCTATTTTGGAAAACTGGATTTTAGAGCGTGAAGATGAAGCTGTTCCTTACGCTATTTTAGGTGATTTCAACCGCCGTTTTACTCTGCAAGATCCGGCCTTTATCTCTTTGAGAGAGGACGCACCCCTAACACTTGTCACAGCCGGCCTAGCTAGTCCCTGTCAGGGCGGGTCACGCTTTATTGATCATATTATTCTTGGTGGCAAAGCACAAAAATGGCTCGTGCCTGATAGTTTACGCGTAATGACCTATCAACTTGATAGAGACACAAAGCGTTTAAGTGACCACTGCCCTGTCTCTATCAAGTTAGACCCATTATAG
- a CDS encoding carbonic anhydrase, whose product MAFNKNSLIEVLEGVCKFEDEVYPQNKDLFQSLAYDQSPPVLFITCADSRISPGMITQTEPGELFIIRNVGNIVPAYGEMVGGVSSAIEYALGILKVKNIIICGHSNCGAMHALLDLNSEKLNTMPTVRRWLMSAEAARAQFSDLRAEDAGPKDVQSLTEANILLQLTHLKTHPAVAKALSRNEVSIEGWYYDIKNGKISVIDEDTGKFIPSKEMLKILKTRKNSKE is encoded by the coding sequence ATGGCTTTTAATAAAAATTCTCTCATAGAAGTTCTTGAAGGAGTTTGTAAGTTTGAGGATGAAGTTTATCCTCAGAATAAAGATCTTTTTCAGAGCCTTGCTTACGATCAGTCTCCTCCTGTCCTTTTTATCACATGTGCAGACAGTCGTATCAGCCCAGGGATGATTACCCAGACTGAACCTGGTGAACTTTTTATTATTCGTAATGTCGGCAATATCGTGCCTGCTTATGGCGAAATGGTAGGTGGTGTTTCTTCTGCCATAGAATATGCTCTTGGCATTCTTAAAGTTAAGAACATTATTATTTGTGGGCATTCGAACTGCGGCGCCATGCATGCGCTATTAGACCTTAATAGCGAAAAACTAAATACGATGCCCACAGTGCGACGCTGGCTTATGAGTGCCGAAGCGGCACGGGCGCAATTTAGTGATTTACGTGCCGAAGATGCTGGCCCCAAAGATGTGCAGTCTCTGACTGAAGCGAATATTTTGCTTCAATTGACCCATCTTAAAACTCATCCAGCCGTTGCCAAAGCTTTGTCACGCAATGAAGTGAGCATTGAAGGTTGGTATTACGATATTAAAAACGGAAAAATTTCCGTTATTGATGAAGATACTGGTAAATTCATTCCATCAAAAGAAATGCTTAAAATCCTTAAAACGCGGAAAAATTCTAAAGAATAG
- the alaS gene encoding alanine--tRNA ligase, with translation MTSTNDIRSAFLDHFAAEGHQILPSASLVPQNDPTLLFTNAGMVPFKNIFTGQETRPYKRATTAQKVVRAGGKHNDLDNVGYTARHHTFFEMMGNFSFGDYFKAEAIEFAWNLLTKNFGLSKDKLLATVYAEDEEAATLWKKIAGFSDDKIIRISTSDNFWRMGDTGPCGPCSEIFYDHGPEVAGGPPGSPDEDGDRFVEIWNLVFMQYFEQSSGERTNLPRPSIDTGMGLERFAAVMQGKRDNYDTDTLRALIEASADILNQDADGSFKTSHRVVADHLRSTAFLIADGVLPSREGRGYVLRRIMRRAMRHLHIMGAREPVFYRLLPALIGQMGNAYPELAQHKALITETIRGEEERFAALLTRGLALLDDEASRLSDKGILAGDVAFKLYDTYGFPLDLTQDVLRERGHGVDEKGFEAAMAEQRKRARAAWVGSGDTDVETIWFDARDRFGASEFLGYVSESAEAEVQAVFNGQNELAEAPEGTDVAIVLNQTPFYGESGGQVGDHGTLKADNLLVEITDTQKKNGDLIVHYGKVVQGILKPGMTVHADIDHDRRSQTRAHHSATHLLHEALRRQIGEHVTQKGSLNSPDRLRFDISQPRPLTAEEIHTVEQEVNALIRANSEVKTRLLTKEQAVAEGAMALFGEKYGDEVRVVTMGDGDEKRSAYSIELCGGTHVKRLGEIGLFRILSETGISSGVRRIEAVCGKAAEDVAHSNEALLQQVSDLLKVTPAKLPQKLESLLEERKLLNNQISSLQQKLVMANASEALEEINNIKFMGRLLGDINPRDLKGLAETLLKQVKSGVIALLSNANDRGSLIIAISPDLTDRINAVDLVREASPLMGGKGGGGRPNMAQAGGTETAENAVFDMIREKLKQA, from the coding sequence ATGACCAGCACGAACGACATTCGCTCCGCTTTCCTTGATCATTTTGCCGCTGAAGGGCACCAGATTCTGCCTTCAGCCTCATTAGTTCCGCAAAATGACCCTACTCTGCTTTTTACGAATGCAGGTATGGTGCCCTTTAAAAACATATTTACGGGCCAGGAAACGCGCCCTTATAAAAGAGCTACAACAGCTCAAAAGGTTGTGCGTGCCGGTGGTAAGCATAATGACCTTGATAATGTAGGTTATACAGCCCGACATCATACTTTTTTTGAGATGATGGGCAATTTCAGCTTTGGTGATTATTTTAAGGCTGAGGCTATTGAGTTTGCCTGGAACCTGCTTACGAAAAATTTTGGTCTTTCTAAAGACAAGCTCCTTGCTACAGTTTATGCAGAAGACGAAGAAGCCGCTACGCTTTGGAAAAAAATTGCAGGCTTTTCCGACGATAAAATCATACGTATTTCTACATCAGATAATTTCTGGCGTATGGGAGATACTGGCCCCTGCGGCCCCTGCTCCGAAATATTTTATGACCACGGCCCAGAAGTAGCAGGTGGCCCTCCTGGAAGCCCGGATGAAGATGGTGACAGATTTGTTGAAATCTGGAACTTGGTTTTCATGCAATATTTCGAGCAAAGTTCTGGCGAACGCACAAATCTTCCTCGTCCTTCAATTGATACAGGAATGGGATTAGAACGCTTCGCCGCTGTGATGCAAGGCAAGCGTGACAATTACGACACTGATACGCTGCGCGCTTTAATAGAAGCATCAGCCGACATCTTAAACCAAGATGCTGATGGGAGTTTTAAAACAAGCCACCGCGTGGTTGCTGACCATTTACGCTCTACAGCATTCCTGATTGCTGATGGCGTTCTCCCCTCAAGAGAAGGTCGTGGTTATGTGTTGCGCCGCATAATGCGCCGAGCCATGCGACATCTTCATATAATGGGCGCAAGAGAACCGGTATTTTATCGCCTATTACCCGCCCTGATTGGGCAGATGGGTAATGCCTATCCCGAGCTTGCTCAACATAAAGCCCTTATTACAGAAACTATCCGCGGTGAAGAAGAACGCTTTGCTGCTCTTCTAACACGAGGCCTTGCCCTGCTTGATGACGAAGCTTCACGTCTTTCTGATAAGGGAATTCTGGCTGGCGATGTCGCCTTTAAACTGTATGATACCTATGGTTTCCCCCTAGATTTGACACAGGATGTGCTCCGCGAACGTGGCCACGGTGTTGATGAAAAAGGGTTTGAAGCCGCTATGGCTGAGCAGCGCAAGCGTGCTCGCGCTGCCTGGGTTGGCTCTGGAGATACAGATGTTGAAACCATATGGTTTGATGCCCGTGATCGTTTCGGTGCCAGCGAATTTTTAGGGTACGTCTCTGAAAGTGCTGAAGCCGAGGTACAGGCGGTTTTTAACGGCCAAAATGAACTTGCTGAAGCCCCTGAAGGCACAGATGTTGCCATAGTCCTTAACCAAACACCTTTTTATGGTGAAAGTGGCGGTCAGGTTGGGGATCATGGCACATTAAAAGCTGATAATTTGTTAGTGGAGATTACCGATACTCAAAAGAAAAACGGTGATCTCATTGTACATTACGGTAAGGTTGTCCAGGGCATACTTAAACCCGGCATGACCGTACATGCAGATATTGACCATGACCGTCGTTCACAAACGCGCGCTCATCACTCAGCTACGCACTTATTACATGAAGCCCTTAGGCGCCAAATTGGTGAGCATGTTACGCAAAAGGGAAGTTTAAATTCACCTGACCGTTTGCGTTTTGATATTAGCCAACCACGTCCTTTAACAGCTGAAGAAATTCACACTGTTGAGCAGGAAGTCAATGCCCTGATACGTGCTAATAGTGAAGTCAAAACCCGGCTTTTAACCAAAGAGCAGGCTGTTGCTGAAGGAGCTATGGCACTATTTGGAGAAAAGTACGGCGACGAAGTACGCGTTGTTACAATGGGAGATGGAGATGAGAAACGTTCTGCTTACTCTATTGAACTTTGTGGTGGCACGCACGTAAAGCGTTTGGGTGAAATCGGACTTTTTCGTATTCTTTCAGAAACGGGAATTTCATCGGGTGTAAGACGCATTGAGGCTGTATGTGGTAAGGCTGCTGAGGATGTTGCTCATTCAAATGAAGCTTTATTGCAGCAAGTTTCTGATCTTCTAAAAGTAACGCCAGCAAAATTGCCCCAAAAGCTTGAGTCCCTGTTAGAAGAGCGCAAGCTTCTTAATAATCAGATTTCTTCATTACAACAAAAGCTCGTAATGGCTAATGCGTCAGAAGCTTTGGAAGAAATCAATAATATAAAATTTATGGGTCGTTTATTAGGCGACATTAATCCTCGTGATCTCAAAGGGTTAGCTGAAACACTTCTCAAACAAGTTAAAAGTGGTGTTATTGCGCTTCTTTCAAATGCTAATGATCGCGGCAGTCTAATTATTGCCATATCACCTGACCTGACTGATCGTATTAATGCCGTCGATTTAGTCAGGGAAGCATCGCCTCTAATGGGCGGAAAAGGTGGCGGCGGTCGCCCCAACATGGCACAGGCTGGCGGCACAGAAACAGCAGAAAATGCTGTCTTTGATATGATCCGCGAAAAATTGAAACAGGCCTAG
- a CDS encoding GtrA family protein: MNWAFLTEFFRFGLVGTTGLLIDWLTLNLCLEFSPFHIAVLCAYFTSASWNWCLNRIWTFRKSSRDSQKPAFQWVRFILANIPGFFINRGITLILHHYVPHMRNETLLILFCGALGGMIANFLLTRRCVFFATNKP, encoded by the coding sequence ATGAACTGGGCTTTTTTGACAGAATTTTTTCGCTTTGGTCTTGTAGGAACAACCGGTCTTTTAATTGACTGGTTAACACTAAATTTATGCCTAGAATTTAGCCCCTTTCATATTGCAGTTTTGTGCGCCTATTTTACGTCTGCCTCATGGAATTGGTGCTTAAACCGAATTTGGACCTTCCGAAAAAGCTCACGAGACAGCCAAAAACCAGCTTTTCAGTGGGTACGCTTTATTTTAGCAAATATACCAGGTTTTTTTATAAACCGGGGTATTACACTTATCTTGCACCATTATGTACCCCATATGAGAAACGAGACTTTGTTAATTCTCTTTTGCGGGGCATTAGGTGGGATGATAGCTAATTTTTTACTAACGCGACGTTGTGTATTTTTTGCTACAAATAAACCATAA
- a CDS encoding OmpA family protein, protein MRIRTALLAVTSMVAAPSLALASTITGPYIDLGAGYNLTQHQRMTTPATGNTGRQHQLDGYTGFLSAGWGFGNGLRLEVEGVYAQSYNKIFGGKNGSPRGYTRGSNQGYGGLINVLYDIDLAQFGIDVPVTPFVGIGAGYMWEKYRLHHDVPGGQNSMSRTGGGFAAQAIVGAAYDIPGVPGLAVTTQYRFLTQTGSESGVNIGTYKDIKGNKVKTGTRYQHQFILGLRYAFDNAPPPPPPPAHVVVPPQRTPARTYLVFFDWDKANLTPRAREIVAQAAQASTHVQTTRIEVNGYTDNSAAHPGPRGQKYNMGLSLRRANSVKAELVRDGVPATAINIHGYGEAHPLVATAPNTREPQNRRVEIILK, encoded by the coding sequence ATGCGTATACGCACTGCACTTCTCGCCGTGACGTCGATGGTTGCGGCACCATCGCTTGCTTTGGCTAGCACAATCACAGGCCCATACATCGACTTAGGGGCTGGTTACAACCTTACTCAGCATCAGCGCATGACAACCCCTGCGACAGGCAACACAGGGCGTCAGCATCAGCTTGATGGCTACACAGGCTTCCTGTCTGCTGGTTGGGGCTTTGGCAACGGCCTTCGTCTTGAAGTCGAAGGTGTTTATGCTCAGTCATATAACAAAATCTTTGGTGGCAAAAACGGCTCACCAAGAGGTTATACAAGAGGCTCAAACCAGGGCTATGGCGGATTAATCAATGTTCTTTATGACATTGATCTTGCTCAGTTCGGCATTGATGTCCCTGTCACACCGTTCGTTGGTATCGGTGCTGGTTATATGTGGGAAAAATACCGTCTGCATCATGACGTTCCAGGCGGACAAAACTCAATGTCACGCACAGGCGGTGGCTTTGCAGCACAGGCAATCGTCGGTGCAGCATATGACATCCCAGGTGTTCCAGGTCTTGCTGTTACAACACAATACCGCTTCCTGACACAAACAGGCAGCGAGTCCGGTGTTAATATCGGCACATACAAAGACATTAAAGGCAACAAGGTCAAAACTGGCACGCGTTACCAGCACCAGTTCATCCTCGGTCTGCGTTATGCCTTTGATAATGCACCACCACCACCTCCTCCACCAGCACATGTTGTCGTTCCTCCTCAGAGAACGCCTGCTCGCACATATCTCGTCTTCTTCGACTGGGATAAAGCTAACCTCACACCACGCGCTCGTGAGATCGTAGCTCAGGCAGCTCAGGCTTCTACTCACGTCCAGACAACACGCATCGAAGTTAACGGCTACACCGATAACTCCGCTGCTCATCCTGGTCCACGTGGTCAGAAATACAACATGGGTCTATCCCTCCGTCGTGCTAACAGCGTAAAAGCTGAGCTCGTACGTGATGGCGTCCCTGCTACAGCGATCAATATTCACGGTTATGGTGAAGCTCATCCGCTCGTAGCTACAGCTCCTAACACTCGTGAGCCTCAGAACCGTCGCGTCGAGATCATTCTAAAATAA
- the aroB gene encoding 3-dehydroquinate synthase, translated as MPVSPCIIVLIGHMGAGKTTLGRKLAQVLGTKFIDLDAEIEKAAGCSIAEIFSKHGEAHFREGEHKVISRLMKEEACVLATGGGAWMDKRTRDLIRKTPHACTIWLHVPLTTLHARLTHSRAKRPLLREGNLHDTLKRLATKRHPLYAQADIVITFGDETVDEAVKKLTTALESVNPVQKVAVTLPSHHYEVIIGPNLLKKAAFYIRPHLKNKHAIIITDSNVAELHLATARDSFAESEIRLDVICVSPGEESKSFSTYQRVMEDVLALGIERGTTIIALGGGVVGDLAGFVAATAMRGINFIQIPTTLLSQVDSSVGGKTGINTKAGKNLVGAFWQPQIVLADISTLKTLPRRQLIAGYAEILKAGLISDPELFSWCEINGADLLDGNTAILTEAVKRACSFKAQIVCADEREQAHQGGRALLNLGHSFAHALEAEFHYDGRLLHGEAVSIGLHLALSLSVKMGLAQKDDLKRLDSHLKTLAMSSKISELPATLSAKTLLNHMAHDKKMRDGKLSFILLHGIGQAFTCRDVDQTLVRELYLEEGCVD; from the coding sequence ATGCCAGTATCGCCATGTATCATCGTCTTAATTGGCCATATGGGCGCTGGCAAAACGACTCTGGGTCGCAAATTAGCTCAGGTTTTAGGGACAAAATTTATTGATCTTGATGCTGAAATCGAGAAGGCGGCAGGATGTTCCATAGCAGAAATATTTTCAAAGCATGGAGAGGCCCATTTTCGTGAAGGTGAGCATAAGGTTATTTCACGCCTTATGAAAGAAGAAGCATGTGTCCTGGCAACAGGTGGCGGTGCATGGATGGATAAACGCACACGCGATCTTATAAGAAAAACACCTCACGCCTGCACAATATGGCTTCATGTTCCGCTAACAACCTTACATGCACGCCTTACCCACAGCAGAGCAAAACGACCCTTACTTCGTGAGGGAAATTTACATGATACGCTCAAACGCCTCGCAACCAAACGCCATCCGCTTTATGCACAAGCTGATATTGTTATTACTTTTGGAGATGAAACCGTGGATGAAGCTGTGAAGAAATTAACCACCGCTCTTGAGTCCGTTAACCCCGTCCAAAAGGTTGCCGTCACTCTTCCCTCTCATCACTATGAAGTTATCATTGGGCCTAACTTATTAAAAAAAGCAGCTTTTTACATCCGTCCTCATTTAAAAAATAAGCATGCCATCATCATTACCGATTCCAACGTAGCTGAACTTCATCTCGCAACGGCCAGAGACTCTTTTGCTGAAAGCGAGATAAGGCTTGATGTCATTTGCGTCTCACCTGGAGAAGAGAGTAAATCTTTTTCAACCTATCAACGCGTTATGGAAGATGTTCTGGCTCTGGGGATTGAACGCGGTACAACCATTATTGCCTTGGGTGGTGGTGTCGTTGGTGATTTGGCTGGCTTTGTGGCAGCAACAGCCATGCGAGGAATTAATTTTATCCAAATTCCAACAACTTTATTATCTCAAGTTGATAGCTCTGTAGGCGGCAAAACAGGCATTAACACAAAAGCCGGCAAGAATTTGGTCGGTGCTTTTTGGCAACCTCAAATTGTTCTTGCTGATATCTCAACTCTCAAAACGCTTCCTAGACGCCAGCTCATTGCCGGATATGCTGAAATTCTTAAAGCTGGCCTAATATCGGATCCTGAACTTTTTTCCTGGTGTGAAATTAATGGCGCCGATCTGCTAGACGGAAATACAGCCATTTTGACAGAAGCCGTAAAAAGAGCCTGTAGCTTTAAAGCACAGATAGTTTGCGCTGATGAGCGTGAACAGGCTCATCAGGGAGGAAGAGCCTTACTCAATCTTGGTCATAGTTTTGCCCATGCTCTTGAAGCAGAGTTTCATTATGACGGTCGCCTTTTGCACGGAGAGGCTGTTTCCATTGGCCTTCACCTGGCCCTCTCTCTTTCTGTCAAAATGGGTCTGGCACAAAAAGATGATCTAAAACGCCTAGATAGCCATCTAAAAACTCTAGCTATGTCCTCAAAAATCAGCGAACTTCCCGCAACATTAAGTGCAAAAACTCTTCTTAATCACATGGCACATGACAAAAAAATGCGCGACGGAAAGCTAAGTTTCATATTACTACATGGTATTGGTCAGGCCTTTACGTGTAGAGATGTTGATCAGACCCTGGTCAGGGAGCTTTACCTGGAAGAAGGCTGCGTCGACTAA